A window of the Aspergillus flavus chromosome 6, complete sequence genome harbors these coding sequences:
- a CDS encoding FAD binding domain-containing protein, with amino-acid sequence MGSRSNYVDVLIIGAGPAGLTAANCFLGSRLNVRIIDKKNGIVEAGKADGLKSISLEVLDSFGIGDGIRNEAHRVEEITLWNSDPAGGLSRACIIPDRIPELGKPREVSLHQGRIEHHMIENLRKRSTIEVEWRKQPVHMDIDLDQVDNPEAYPITVSVETSKDGSDPGLLWQPMHAERDSIRRPEIVKETIHAKYVLGCDGARSWIRQRLGVSFIGDLTDSTWGVMDIVPKTSFPDIRKVAVIHSSKGTVMSVPREDKLVRFYIQIDAVNPNAASGLARRDLKVEDLLDAARAIMFPYTMEAAECAWWSAYRVGQRVANEFARHDRIFLAGDSVHTHSPKAGQGMNTSIQDAYNIGWKLRACAEHHCGREILATYEGERKPVAEALINFDRDYLKHFAKQHASNHAEFLDAYLKGQRFTTGIGIRYPPSLLISEDVDVRSLHGGLVPGLRLPDFQVVNQSDGVPIRIHQRLRADGKFRIVVFPGDVSQEHAMSRLNQFGAWLARSQLDVEVSHSDGGSEEFFIETITVHAARRADVELEDFHEALHPWSSRWGWNYWNIYADDESYHDGHGEAYQRCGLGRNHDCVVVVRPDGYISVVCELENTGAITSFFDALQPIKSVRPRL; translated from the exons ATGGGTTCGCGATCGAACTACGTTGATGTACTTATCATCGGAGCAGGCCCAGCTGG TCTCACCGCGGCAAATTGTTTTCTTGGAAGTCGACTGAATGTCCGCATTATCGACAAAAAGAATGGAATTGTAGAGGCAGGTAAAGCCGATGGATTGAAAAGCATTTCCCTGGAGGTCCTGGACAGCTTTGGAATTGGCGATGGTATTCGCAATGAGGCCCATAGAGTCGAGGAAATTACCCTTTGGAATTCTGACCCAGCTGGGGGTCTTTCCAGGGCTTGTATAATCCCGGACCGCATACCTGAGCTTGGCAAGCCTCGGGAAGTCTCTTTGCATCAAG GTAGGATTGAACACCATATGATCGAGAATCTGCGCAAGCGGAGCACTATCGAAGTGGAGTGGAGAAAGCAGCCGGTGCATATGGACATCGACCTCGATCAAGTAGACAACCCAGAGGCATACCCTATCACGGTATCAGTTGAAACTTCGAAAGATGGCTCAGATCCAGGACTGTTGTGGCAACCCATGCATGCCGAGCGAGATAGT ATAAGACGCCCGGAGATCGTGAAAGAGACCATCCACGCTAAGTACGTCTTGGGATGTGATGGGGCACGCAGCTGGATTCGCCAACGTCTCGGTGTGTCATTTATTGGGGATCTAACTGATTCAACGTGGG GCGTAATGGACATAGTCCCCAAGACAAGCTTCCCAGATATCCGCAAGGTGGCCGTCATCCATTCCTCGAAGGGTACCGTCATGTCTGTGCCTCGTGAAGACAAACTTGTCCGATTCTATATTCAGATTGACGCTGTCAATCCAAATGCAGCATCTGGATTGGCGCGACGTGACCTGAAGGTGGAGGATCTGCTTGATGCTGCACGCGCGATCATGTTCCCCTATACTATGGAGGCTGCAGAATGCGCTTGGTGGTCGGCCTATCGCGTTGGGCAGCGGGTTGCCAATGAGTTTGCCCGCCATGATCGGATCTTCCTGGCGGGCGACTCGGTTC ACACCCACTCTCCAAAGGCCGGTCAGGGGATGAATACAAGCATTCAAGACG CATACAACATTGGTTGGAAGCTTCGAGCGTGCGCAGAACACCACTGTGGTCGAGAAATTCTAGCAACTTATGAGGGCGAACGTAAGCCAGTTGCAGAAGCTTTGATCAACTTCGACCGTGACTATCTAAAGCACTTTGCAAAACAACACGCCTCCAACCACGCGGAGTTTCTCGATGCCTACCTGAAAGGGCAGAGATTCACCACAGGAATAGGCATCAGATATCCTCCTTCCCTCCTGATTTCCGAGGATGTTGATGTCCGGTCATTACACGGAGGGTTGGTCCCTGGTCTGCGTCTCCCGGATTTCCAGGTAGTAAACCAATCTGACGGGGTGCCTATCCGCATCCACCAACGATTGAGAGCTGATGGGAAGTTTCGCATTGTTGTGTTTCCTGGCGACGTTTCTCAAGAACACGCCATGTCGAGACTCAACCAGTTCGGTGCCTGGCTGGCTAGGTCCCAATTAGACGTCGAGGTGTCCCACTCGGATGGGGGATCAGAAGAGTTCTTTATTGAGACCATAACCGTCCACGCTGCCCGACGCGCTGATGTCGAGCTCGAAGATTTCCATGAAGCCCTCCATCCATGGAGTTCCAGGTGGGGATGGAACTACTGGAACATTTATGCGGACGATGAAAGCTATCATGATGGTCACGGAGAGGCATATCAACGGTGTGGGCTCGGCCGAAATCACGATTGTGTGGTAGTGGTGCGCCCAGACGGATATATCAGCGTTGTCTGCGAGTTAGAAAATACTGGAGCGATCACATCTTTCTTTGACGCACTCCAGCCCATTAAGTCGGTGAGACCACGACTCTAA
- a CDS encoding oligopeptide transporter: MTAPADSTEKSETSETTTLQTTEVSTVDVDPDLPRVLAKVPGTVWVVAFIAAAERFTYWGITTPWQNYMQNPPRHQSLPGALGLGEAKASTIYNVFMFFSYLTPIPFAIISDVYLGRYRTLRLSLIFYLIGCVILIATSVSSATEYRVTFGGLIAAMVLIGLAVGGVRATVTPLMSDVTLLTILESVDQYAPTEVKVTTLPNGKQVVYDRGLTTQYIYNAQYWYIRLVNIASLSAIPTTFIEKNVSFWAAYLLPSCFLAAGLALLIIGQKRFRKLPPTGNILPKAGSVLSCAIRGRFQLDAAMPSYQREHFAKEVSWDETFVNEIRRGLVACRVILGFILFFTCLSQASNNLISQAGQMKTYGIPNDTITAMNPIFCVIMGPVIQKGLYPLLNKNNVKFQSITRMATGFIMMSASMAFAAGVQKIIYDTGPCYDRPLTCPGAENGRIPNQVNVFLQTPTYIILAVAEIFSFVTLSEYTYTKAPTDMKAVVQALGQLGAAAGSAIGIAITPLAHDPSLIWMYTGLAVAMFLVAVVFWILFKKYNAIDREDK, translated from the exons ATGACCGCGCCAGCCGACTCGACAGAAAAGTCGGAGACGTCGGAGACAACGACCCTACAGACAACGGAGGTTTCTACGGTGGATGTCGATCCTGACCTGCCTCGTGTTCTAGCGAAGGTCCCAGGAACTGTATGGGTAGTGGCTTTCATTGCCGCAGCGGAACGATTCACATACTGGGGCATCACAACTCCCTGGC AGAACTACATGCAAAACCCCCCCAGGCATCAGAGTTTGCCCGGTGCATTAGGCCTCGGCGAAGCGAAAGCATCCACGATATACAATGTCTTCATGTTTTTCTCCTATTTAACACCAATTCCTTTCGCGATAATCTCGGACGTCTATCTCGGTCGTTATCGGACATTGCGCCTGAGTTTGAT CTTCTATTTAATCGGATGCGTCATTTTAATTGCGACTTCGGTGAGCTCCGCCACAGAGTATCGGGTCACTTTTGGCGGGCTAATTGCAGCCATGGTTCTCATTGGATTGGCGGTAGGGGGTGTGAGGGCGACAGTGACACCTCTGATGAGTGA TGTTACCTTGCTCACCATCTTGGAATCAGTGGACCAGTATGCGCCGACCGAAGTCAAAGTGACAACATTACCCAACGGCAAGCAGGTTGTATATGATCGTGGCCTAACAACGCAGTACATATATAACGCACAATACTG GTACATAAGGCTCGTCAACATTGCAAGTCTGTCCGCGATCCCGACGACTTTTATAGAGAAGaacgtttctttttgggcaGCATATCTTCTCCCCAGCTGCTTTCTTGCCGCAGGACTTGCCTTGCTTATCATAGGACAGAAACGGTTTC GCAAACTCCCGCCAACCGGTAATATTCTACCGAAAGCAGGAAGTGTGCTCTCTTGTGCCATCCGTGGCCGCTTCCAGCTTGATGCTGCCATGCCATCTTATCAGCGCGAGCATTTCGCCAAAGAGGTTTCATGGGACGAAACCTTTGTGAACGAGATACGACGCGGACTCGTGGCTTGTCGAGTCAT ACTGGGGTTCATCCTATTCTTCACCTGCCTCAGTCAAGCATCCAATAACCTGATTTCTCAAGCGGGGCAAATGAAAACGTATGGAATCCCGAACGACACGATCACTGCGATGAATCCCATATTTTGCGTCATAATGGGCCCAGTTATCCAAAAGGGATTGTACCCCTTGCTGAACAAGAACAATGTGAAATTCCAGTCCATCACACGCATGGCAACGGGATTCATTATGATGAGCGCATCAATGGCATTCGCTGCCGGGGTTCAAAAGATTATCTACGACACTGGACCCTGTTATGATCGGCCTCTTACGTGCCCCGGGGCTGAGAATGGTCGGATTCCAAACCAGGTCAACGTCTTTCTTCAGACTCCAACATATATCATCCTTGCGGTGGCAGAGATTTTCTCTTTCGTGACCCTGTCGGAATACACCTATACAAAGGCCCCGACAGACATGAAAGCTGTGGTCCAAGCGCTCGGTCAACTGGGTGCGGCGGCAGGATCAGCCATTGGTATCGCGATCACTCCGTTAGCTCATGATCCCAGCCTGATATGGATGTATACTGGGCTAGCGGTAGCTATGTTCTTGGTAGCGGTTGTTTTTTGGATCTTGTTCAAGAAATATAATGCGATCGATCGGGAGGATAAATAA
- a CDS encoding putative gibberellin 2-oxidase: MTMLSDLPKIPTLDWADFAEGDTDQRLKLAQGLVQGFKRFGFVKLVNHGLSDELIQQLFAEVKRFYRLPDELKQKAAHPPGPNPQRGWSGIGVESTSKLYGEQTERPSGKLKDAKVGTDFSSSKLSRELTHMKEHYDIGPPTDTQFPTRWPDEQDIPGWRAFMESYYARGQSFCLDLMEALEIGLELPKNTLRSMCIPDGSELRLLHYPEIPAAELRTGDTARIWPHTDFGLITLLFQDGVGGLEVEDPLQQGHYIEVAREQPYEMIVNVSATFERWMNGVIKAAVHRVNITPEGKHVEDAVVPERWSAAYFFKAHKMAHAGPLPAFVTPERPALYDNITALEFQKRRTDLVYTGQQLKVEEAA; this comes from the exons ATGACAATGCTCAGTGACCTTCCAAAGATCCCTACACTCGACTGGGCGGACTTTGCCGAAGGAGACACTGACCAGCGGCTTAAACTTGCTCAGGGCCTAGTACAAGGCTTCAAGAGATTCGGATTCGTCAAGCTAGTCAACCATGGTCTCTCCGATGAGTTGATCCAGCAACTATTTGCTGAA GTCAAGCGCTTTTATCGGTTGCCGGATGAGTTGAAACAGAAAGCTGCTCATCCCCCCGGGCCTAATCCTCAGCGAGGATGGAGTGGAATAGGTGTGGAGTCAACCTCGAAGCTGTACGGAGAGCAAACCGAAAGACCATCTGGGAAGCTCAAAGATGCAAAAGTCGGCActgatttctcttcttctaaGTTAAGCAGGGAACTGACGCATATGAAGGAACATTACGATATCGGACCGCCCACCGACACCCAATTTCCGACCAGATGGCCAGATGAGCAAGACATCCCCGGATGGCGTGCTTTCATGGAATCATACTATGCCAGAGGGCAAAGCTTTTGCCTTGACCTCATGGAAGCGTTGGAAATTGGCCTCGAGCTACCGAAAAACACCCTCCGTAGCATGTGCATCCCCGATGGAAGTGAGCTCCGACTACTCCACTATCCTGAGATACCGGCTGCAGAGCTACGAACGGGCGATACCGCTCGGATTTGGCCACATACTGACTTCGGGCTCATTACCTTGCTGTTCCAAGACGGTGTTGGGGGCTTGGAGGTCGAAGACCCTCTTCAACAAGGTCATTATATCGAGGTCGCTAGAGAACAACCCTACGAGATGATTGTCAATGTGAGCGCCACTTTTGAAAGATGGATGAATGGGGTAATCAAGGCGGCCGTGCACCGGGTGAACATTACGCCCGAGGGAAAGCACGTTGAGGATGCAGTTGTACCAGAACGATGGTCAGCTGCATACTTCTTCAAAGCACATAAGATGGCACATGCTGGTCCTTTACCGGCGTTTGTTACGCCGGAGAGACCCGCGTTGTATGACAATATCACTGCCCTGGAGTTTCAAAAGCGAAGGACTGATCTGGTCTACACGGGACAGCAGTTGAAGGTTGAGGAAGCAGCTTAA
- a CDS encoding histidine-specific methyltransferase, whose product MMTEAQGPVVSIGSATVTYDHPPIISPVSYPKARPTQILDIRKRTSRIDLYHEILAGLRAKDKELPSLLLWNDRGLDLFSEILNSDEYYPRRRETQLLQTHVNEFTRSISSGERLIELGAGNLQKTVSVLRCLEQSRKHVEYCALDVSHAALQASITELKAQLPFASYVTIRGLLGTYNDCASWLKQSGATVRTTFLWLGNSIANFEPEDATSILADFLQTKASPSHSPQMIIAVDGCQDVEQILEAYDMPNKLSQKFVFNGLSHANQILGSEVFRPQHWTFEGKWNPVKSMHESFYVAKKPMSLDIGNERFHVHAGEKIRAITSGKWPKDKVTSICQSAGIKVLKGWTDEEGSYGLYLLCQDQLQVQL is encoded by the exons ATGATGACTGAGGCACAAGGACCTGTCGTGAGCATCGGCAGCGCGACTGTCACATATGACCATCCGCCAATCATTTCTCCTGTATCTTATCCAAAGGCACGTCCCACTCAAATTCTCGATATTCGCAAGCGGACGTCTCGGATAGACCTGTATCATGAAATCTTGGCTGGGCTCCGGGCGAAAGATAAAGAAttgccttctcttctactATGGAACGACCGGGGCTTGGACCTCTTTAGTGAGATACTGAATAGCGATGAGTACTATCCACGTCGGCGGGAAACGCAGTTGCTCCAGACGCATGTCAATGAATTCACGCGCTCAATCTCGTCCGGCGAAAGATTAATAGAGCTCGGTGCGGG CAACCTCCAAAAGACGGTGTCAGTACTGCGCTGCCTGGAGCAGAGTAGAAAACATGTGGAATACTGTGCACTAGATGTCAGTCATGCTGCCTTGCAGGCCAGCATCACTGAGCTCAAAGCACAACTTCCATTTGCCTCATATGTCACCATCCGCGGGCTCCTGGGTACATACAACGACTGCGCTTCATGGTTGAAGCAGAGCGGAGCCACCGTGCGCACAACCTTTCTCTGGCTGGGAAATAGCATCGCCAACTTCGAGCCAGAAGACGCAACAAGTATCCTGGCAGACTTCCTTCAGACCAAGGCATCCCCGTCTCACTCCCCACAAATGATCATTGCAGTGGATGGTTGTCAGGATGTGGAGCAGATTCTCGAAGCGTATGACATGCCGAACAAACTATCCCAGAAGTTCGTTTTTAACGGACTGTCGCATGCAAATCAAATTCTTGGGTCTGAGGTGTTTAGGCCCCAGCATTGGACATTTGAGGGGAAGTGGAATCCAGTCAAATCCATGCATGAAAGCTTTTACGTCGCAAAGAAGCCTATGAGTTTGGATATTGGCAATGAGAGGTTCCACGTCCACGCTGGGGAAAAGATCCGGGCCATTACCAGTGGGAAATGGCCGAAGGATAAAGTCACGAGCATTTGTCAATCGGCAGGCATAAAGGTTCTGAAGGGATGGACGGATGAGGAAGGTTCTTATG GACTCTATCTGCTTTGCCAAGATCAACTTCAAGTACAGCTATGA